The Streptomyces kanamyceticus genome window below encodes:
- a CDS encoding transglycosylase domain-containing protein: MSDEPQQQGSAGHQGWAPREPGDTPADAPKESPEAAATQGATAQDGTGGKPEKAKKPKRPKRKGWRRIFPTWRMVLGGFILIVLLGIGAFMTGYFLVDIPPANAAATKQSNVYLYADGTELARDGKVNREKVPLKQIPLKVQHAVLAAEDRDFYSESAVDPKAMLRAAWNTVTGKGKQSGSTITQQYVKNYYLGQEQTVTRKVKEFFISIKLDREVSKDDILEGYLNTSYFGRNAYGIQAAAQAYYGKDVQKLSVGEGAYLATLLNSPNAYDVATHPENKPRAAGRWNYVLDGMVKEGWLGKSERTGMKFPVPDEAKGTSGLSGQRGYVVKAVEDYLTSNKIIDEETLAKGGYRITTTLQKDNQKSFEKAVEDQVMSKVDKGARKVDRNVRAGGASIDPATGKVVAMYGGIDYTKQYVNNATRRDYQVGSTFKPFVFTSAVENGSVTQDGRTITPNTIYDGTNKRPVQGWSGGTYAPENEDQVSYGNVTVSAATDKSVNAVYAQMAVDVGSDKVKDTAIELGIPKTTPDLTASPSIALGPSTASVLDMTEAYATLANHGKHGTYTIVEKITKNGDEVELPGQKTRQAVTREAADTTTSILQSVVQGGTGTAAQGAGRPAAGKTGTAENDTAAWFAGYTPNLATVVAVMGQDPDTGAHTPLYGALGEQRINGGAYPARIWAQFTKAALKGKPVKDFDLELEQGADVPEVPDPTTGGTTDGGTTDGGPTDGGTTTGGPTDGGTTTGGPTDGGTTTGGPTDGGTTTGGPTDGGTTTGGPTDGGTTTGGPTDGGTTTGGPTDGGTDTGGQTGGTPDGGTTDGGALSGLTDG, translated from the coding sequence ATGAGCGACGAGCCGCAGCAGCAGGGTTCCGCAGGGCACCAGGGCTGGGCGCCCCGGGAGCCCGGGGACACGCCCGCTGACGCCCCGAAGGAGTCTCCCGAGGCGGCGGCGACACAGGGCGCGACCGCGCAGGACGGCACGGGCGGAAAGCCCGAGAAGGCCAAGAAGCCCAAGCGCCCCAAGCGCAAGGGCTGGCGGCGGATCTTCCCGACCTGGCGCATGGTCCTCGGCGGGTTCATCCTGATCGTCCTGCTCGGCATCGGCGCGTTCATGACGGGCTATTTCCTGGTCGACATCCCGCCCGCGAACGCCGCGGCGACCAAGCAGAGCAACGTCTACCTGTACGCCGACGGCACCGAACTCGCCCGTGACGGCAAGGTCAACCGCGAGAAGGTGCCGCTCAAGCAGATCCCCCTGAAGGTCCAGCACGCCGTGCTCGCCGCCGAGGACCGCGACTTCTACAGCGAGTCCGCGGTCGACCCGAAGGCGATGCTCCGCGCGGCCTGGAACACCGTCACCGGCAAGGGCAAGCAGTCGGGTTCCACGATCACCCAGCAGTACGTGAAGAACTACTACCTGGGCCAGGAGCAGACCGTCACCCGGAAGGTGAAGGAGTTCTTCATCTCGATCAAGCTGGACCGCGAGGTGAGCAAGGACGACATCCTGGAGGGCTACCTCAACACCAGCTACTTCGGCCGCAACGCGTACGGCATCCAGGCCGCGGCCCAGGCGTACTACGGCAAGGACGTCCAGAAGCTGAGCGTCGGCGAGGGCGCCTACCTCGCCACGCTCCTCAACTCCCCCAACGCCTACGACGTCGCCACCCACCCGGAGAACAAGCCGCGCGCCGCGGGCCGCTGGAACTACGTCCTGGACGGCATGGTCAAGGAGGGCTGGCTCGGCAAGTCCGAGCGCACGGGCATGAAGTTCCCGGTGCCCGACGAGGCCAAGGGCACGTCGGGCCTGTCCGGGCAGCGCGGCTACGTCGTCAAGGCCGTCGAGGACTATCTGACGAGCAACAAGATCATCGACGAGGAGACCCTCGCCAAGGGCGGCTACCGCATCACCACCACCCTCCAGAAGGACAACCAGAAGTCCTTCGAGAAGGCCGTCGAGGACCAGGTGATGTCCAAGGTCGACAAGGGCGCGCGCAAGGTCGACCGCAACGTCCGCGCGGGCGGCGCCTCCATCGACCCGGCCACCGGCAAGGTCGTCGCGATGTACGGCGGCATCGACTACACCAAGCAGTACGTCAACAACGCGACGCGCCGCGACTACCAGGTCGGCTCCACCTTCAAGCCGTTCGTGTTCACCTCGGCGGTCGAGAACGGCTCGGTCACCCAGGACGGCCGCACCATCACCCCGAACACCATCTACGACGGCACCAACAAGCGCCCCGTACAGGGCTGGAGCGGCGGCACCTACGCCCCCGAGAACGAGGACCAGGTCAGCTACGGCAACGTCACCGTCAGCGCCGCCACCGACAAGTCCGTCAACGCGGTCTACGCGCAGATGGCCGTCGACGTCGGCTCCGACAAGGTCAAGGACACCGCGATCGAGCTCGGCATCCCGAAGACCACCCCCGACCTCACCGCGTCCCCCTCCATCGCGCTCGGCCCGTCCACCGCGAGCGTCCTGGACATGACCGAGGCGTACGCGACGCTCGCCAACCACGGCAAGCACGGCACGTACACGATCGTCGAGAAGATCACCAAGAACGGCGACGAGGTCGAGCTGCCGGGGCAGAAGACCCGGCAGGCCGTGACCCGCGAGGCCGCCGACACCACCACGTCCATCCTGCAGAGCGTCGTCCAGGGCGGCACCGGCACGGCCGCACAGGGCGCGGGCCGCCCCGCCGCGGGCAAGACGGGCACCGCGGAGAACGACACGGCGGCCTGGTTCGCGGGCTACACCCCGAACCTCGCCACCGTCGTCGCCGTGATGGGCCAGGACCCCGACACCGGCGCGCACACCCCGCTCTACGGCGCGCTCGGCGAGCAGCGCATCAACGGCGGCGCCTACCCGGCCCGCATCTGGGCCCAGTTCACCAAGGCCGCCCTCAAGGGCAAGCCCGTCAAGGACTTCGACCTGGAACTCGAACAGGGCGCGGACGTCCCCGAGGTCCCCGACCCGACGACGGGCGGCACCACGGACGGCGGCACCACCGACGGCGGGCCCACGGACGGCGGGACCACGACAGGGGGCCCGACCGACGGCGGGACCACGACCGGCGGCCCCACGGACGGCGGCACCACGACTGGCGGCCCGACCGACGGAGGCACCACGACAGGCGGTCCGACCGACGGAGGCACCACAACAGGCGGCCCCACGGACGGCGGCACCACGACCGGCGGCCCGACCGACGGTGGGACCACGACCGGCGGCCCCACCGACGGAGGCACCGACACAGGCGGCCAGACAGGCGGCACACCGGATGGCGGGACTACGGACGGCGGGGCGCTAAGCGGCTTGACGGACGGCTAG
- a CDS encoding ABC transporter permease, with product MLVRAGRFRLYAAVAKGGFRRYSTYRVATAAGVFTNTVFGVILAYTFIALWDERPGLGGYDQSQALTYVWLGQGLLTVMSLMGGGFEVELIERIRTGDIAVDLYRPVDLQTWWLSADIGRAGFQLLGRGVVPLVVGALLFDLTLPAEPLRWAAFLLAVLFGVVVSFAIRFLVALSAFWLMDGAGTSQLASLAGVFFSGMLLPLNVFPGALGEFARALPWSALLQVPADVFLGTQSGAGLARLYAFQLGWATVLLTAGRLLQNAATRRVVVQGG from the coding sequence ATGCTCGTGCGCGCAGGACGGTTCCGTTTGTACGCGGCCGTCGCCAAGGGGGGATTCCGCCGGTACTCGACGTACCGGGTGGCGACCGCGGCGGGGGTGTTCACCAACACCGTCTTCGGCGTCATCCTCGCCTACACCTTCATCGCGCTCTGGGACGAGCGCCCGGGGCTCGGCGGGTACGACCAGTCGCAGGCGCTCACCTACGTGTGGCTCGGCCAGGGGCTGCTCACGGTGATGTCCCTGATGGGCGGCGGTTTCGAGGTCGAGCTGATCGAGCGGATCCGCACCGGGGACATCGCCGTCGACCTGTACCGGCCCGTCGACCTGCAGACCTGGTGGCTGTCGGCCGACATCGGCCGCGCGGGCTTCCAGCTGCTCGGCCGCGGAGTGGTGCCGCTGGTGGTCGGCGCCCTCCTCTTCGATCTGACGCTGCCCGCCGAACCGCTGCGCTGGGCGGCGTTCCTGCTGGCGGTCCTGTTCGGCGTGGTGGTCAGCTTCGCGATCCGCTTCCTGGTGGCGCTCTCGGCGTTCTGGCTGATGGACGGCGCGGGCACCAGCCAACTGGCGTCCCTGGCCGGCGTCTTCTTCTCCGGGATGCTGCTCCCGCTGAACGTCTTCCCCGGCGCGCTCGGCGAGTTCGCCCGCGCGCTGCCCTGGTCGGCGCTGCTCCAGGTGCCCGCCGACGTGTTCCTCGGCACGCAGTCCGGCGCGGGGCTCGCGCGGCTGTACGCCTTCCAGCTCGGCTGGGCCACGGTCCTGCTCACGGCGGGGCGGCTGCTGCAGAACGCGGCGACCCGACGGGTGGTGGTCCAGGGTGGCTGA
- a CDS encoding ABC transporter permease, whose translation MWIRSLMAYRVSFVMTALGNFAVTAFDFVAILLMFSQVDRLGGYSLAEIAFLYGTSGTAFGLSDLAMGSMDRLGKRVRDGTFDTLLVRPAPVIAQVAADRFGLHRIGRVLQGALILTYGLVVLDIGWTPLKVLMIPLMVLSGAAIFASVWVAGAAFQFVAQDAAEVQSAFTYGGSTLLQYPPTLFSKELVRGVTFVLPLAFVNWLPALYVLGRPYPLDLPQWVAFLPPLIAAGCLALAGLAWRAGLRSYRSTGS comes from the coding sequence ATGTGGATCCGCTCCCTCATGGCGTACCGCGTGTCGTTCGTGATGACCGCGCTCGGCAACTTCGCGGTGACCGCGTTCGACTTCGTGGCGATCCTGCTGATGTTCTCCCAGGTGGATCGGCTCGGCGGTTACTCGCTGGCCGAGATCGCCTTCCTGTACGGCACGTCGGGCACCGCGTTCGGCCTCTCGGACCTCGCCATGGGGTCCATGGACCGGCTCGGCAAGCGGGTCCGCGACGGCACGTTCGACACGCTCCTGGTGCGGCCCGCCCCGGTCATCGCGCAGGTCGCAGCGGACCGCTTCGGGCTGCACCGGATCGGACGCGTGCTGCAGGGCGCGCTCATCCTCACGTACGGGCTCGTGGTCCTGGACATCGGATGGACCCCGCTGAAGGTCCTGATGATCCCGCTGATGGTGCTCAGCGGGGCGGCGATCTTCGCGTCCGTGTGGGTGGCGGGCGCCGCCTTCCAGTTCGTGGCGCAGGACGCGGCCGAGGTGCAGAGCGCCTTCACGTACGGCGGGAGCACGCTGCTCCAGTACCCGCCGACCCTCTTCAGCAAGGAGCTGGTGCGCGGTGTCACGTTCGTGCTGCCGCTCGCCTTCGTGAACTGGCTGCCCGCGCTGTACGTCCTGGGACGGCCCTACCCGCTCGACCTGCCGCAGTGGGTGGCGTTCCTGCCGCCGCTGATCGCCGCCGGATGTCTCGCCCTGGCCGGACTCGCCTGGCGCGCCGGTCTCCGTTCGTACCGCAGCACTGGGAGCTGA
- a CDS encoding ABC transporter ATP-binding protein — protein sequence MESAFIELDGVEKVFDVRKKTGFMRREKHEVRAVDGISFTVPRGEMVGYIGPNGAGKSTTIKMLTGILTPSGGRLRVAGIDPSRERTRLARRIGVVFGQRTTLWWDLPLIDSYRLMHRMYRIPDERFAQNLDRCVELLELADLLDVPVRQLSLGQRMRGDIAAALLHDPEVLYLDEPTIGLDVISKAKVRGFLRDLNAESGTTVLLTTHDLTDIEQLCKRVMVIDHGRLMYDGALSGLHEVGESERTLVVDLERELPPIEVESARVVKVEGPRQWLAFPAAESAAPLVARIAAEYPMVDLSVREPDIEAVIAKMYAEKVTS from the coding sequence GTGGAGAGTGCCTTCATCGAACTCGACGGCGTCGAGAAGGTCTTCGACGTACGCAAGAAGACGGGCTTCATGCGCCGTGAGAAGCACGAGGTGCGGGCCGTCGACGGCATCTCCTTCACCGTGCCGCGCGGCGAGATGGTCGGCTACATCGGGCCCAACGGCGCGGGCAAGTCGACGACGATCAAGATGCTGACGGGGATCCTGACACCCAGCGGCGGGCGGCTGCGGGTCGCGGGGATCGACCCCTCCCGCGAGCGCACGCGCCTCGCCCGGCGCATCGGCGTCGTCTTCGGCCAGCGCACCACGCTCTGGTGGGACCTGCCGCTGATCGACTCCTACCGGCTCATGCACCGCATGTACCGCATCCCCGACGAGCGGTTCGCCCAGAACCTCGACCGGTGCGTCGAACTCCTCGAACTGGCCGATCTGTTGGACGTGCCGGTGCGGCAGCTCTCGCTCGGGCAGCGGATGCGCGGCGACATCGCGGCGGCGCTCCTGCACGACCCCGAGGTGCTCTACCTCGACGAGCCGACCATCGGCCTCGACGTGATCAGCAAGGCGAAGGTGCGCGGGTTCCTGCGCGACCTGAACGCCGAGTCGGGCACGACGGTGCTGCTCACCACGCACGACCTCACCGACATCGAGCAGCTCTGCAAGCGCGTGATGGTCATCGACCACGGCCGCCTCATGTACGACGGCGCGCTCTCCGGGCTGCACGAGGTGGGCGAGAGCGAGCGCACCCTCGTGGTGGACCTGGAGCGTGAACTTCCGCCCATCGAGGTCGAGTCGGCCCGGGTGGTGAAGGTGGAGGGACCACGGCAGTGGCTCGCCTTCCCCGCGGCGGAGTCGGCAGCTCCGCTCGTCGCGCGGATCGCCGCCGAGTACCCCATGGTCGACCTCTCCGTCAGGGAGCCGGACATCGAAGCGGTCATCGCCAAGATGTACGCGGAGAAGGTGACCTCGTAA
- a CDS encoding DUF1707 SHOCT-like domain-containing protein, which produces MSDAASSGGTPPGPPGPDLRASDADRERVAEQLRDAMAEGRLDMAEFDERLDATYKARTYGELEPITRDLPGHHAAKVSMVKHPVSDDPAAIDWSQRMASGEPSSTGGFAVWSGFSRKGSWVVGRTFTGFALWGGGDIDLREARFTEREVEIRCFTIMGGLHVTVPPDMTVVVKGFGIMGGFDDQATGEGTPGSPRVVIKGFALMGGVGVERKIRRMEKLRLKEERRRQRLEGGRG; this is translated from the coding sequence ATGAGCGACGCTGCCTCCTCCGGGGGGACACCCCCAGGACCCCCCGGGCCCGATCTGCGGGCCTCCGACGCCGACCGCGAGCGGGTCGCCGAACAACTCCGGGACGCGATGGCCGAGGGCCGCCTCGACATGGCGGAGTTCGACGAGCGCCTGGACGCCACCTACAAGGCGCGTACGTACGGCGAGTTGGAGCCCATCACCCGGGACCTCCCCGGCCACCACGCCGCCAAGGTGTCCATGGTGAAGCACCCGGTGAGCGACGACCCCGCCGCCATCGACTGGTCCCAGCGGATGGCGAGCGGCGAACCGTCGTCGACCGGGGGCTTCGCCGTGTGGAGCGGGTTCAGCCGCAAGGGCAGCTGGGTGGTCGGGCGGACGTTCACCGGGTTCGCGCTGTGGGGCGGCGGCGACATCGACCTGCGCGAGGCGCGGTTCACGGAGCGCGAGGTCGAGATCCGCTGCTTCACGATCATGGGCGGTCTGCACGTCACGGTGCCGCCCGACATGACCGTCGTGGTCAAGGGCTTCGGCATCATGGGCGGCTTCGACGACCAGGCGACCGGCGAGGGCACTCCCGGCTCGCCCCGCGTGGTCATCAAGGGCTTCGCGCTGATGGGCGGCGTAGGCGTGGAACGCAAGATCCGCAGGATGGAGAAGCTGCGCCTGAAGGAGGAGCGGCGCCGCCAGCGCTTGGAGGGGGGCAGGGGCTGA
- a CDS encoding SGNH/GDSL hydrolase family protein, giving the protein MTKRHGYALLAAVLAVIVVISAAIYLGVSADDGSQDTISAGPRTPRNSAAPASSGTWVGSWSASPAGYEPGTEHKGFAGRSIRNVVHTSVGGSSARITLSNLYGTTPLSITHASIALASATNNPAAAVGTLRRLTFDGNTSVVIPPGGQVLSDAARLRVPHDADLLVTTYSPTPSGPVTYHPHARQISYVAEGDRTEDQGGEAYTEQSPYWRYLAAVDVLSNESDGTVVVFGDSITDGISSTMGANRRWTDVLADRMRDEADAPRYGVVNQGISGNRILSDGLGRPAVNPSGLSRFDRDVLDRSGVKAVVIALGVNDILRNPHQNDPDRIVDGLRELTRQAHTRGLRVVGATLMPFGGHRGYEPRLEAVRQAVNQRIRDGQVFDEYVDFDKALRDGYDPRKLRSQYDSGDHLHPSDAGYRRMAETFNLSHLKGSAAAEL; this is encoded by the coding sequence ATGACCAAGCGACACGGTTATGCCCTTCTCGCCGCGGTCCTCGCGGTCATAGTGGTGATTTCGGCCGCCATATACCTCGGCGTCTCCGCCGACGACGGCTCGCAGGACACCATCAGCGCGGGTCCGCGCACCCCCCGCAACTCCGCCGCGCCCGCCTCGTCCGGCACCTGGGTCGGCTCCTGGTCCGCATCCCCCGCGGGGTACGAACCGGGCACCGAGCACAAGGGATTCGCGGGCCGCTCCATCCGCAACGTCGTGCACACCAGCGTCGGCGGCAGCAGCGCCCGCATCACCCTGTCGAACCTGTACGGCACCACGCCGCTGAGCATCACGCACGCCTCCATCGCGCTCGCGTCGGCCACGAACAACCCGGCGGCCGCGGTCGGCACGCTGCGCCGCCTCACGTTCGACGGCAACACCTCGGTGGTCATCCCGCCGGGCGGCCAGGTCCTCAGCGACGCGGCCAGGCTGCGCGTCCCGCACGACGCGGACCTGCTTGTCACGACGTACTCGCCGACCCCGTCGGGCCCGGTCACCTACCACCCGCACGCGCGCCAGATCAGCTACGTCGCCGAGGGCGACCGCACCGAGGACCAGGGCGGCGAGGCGTACACCGAGCAGAGCCCGTACTGGCGCTACCTCGCCGCGGTGGACGTGCTGAGCAACGAGTCGGACGGCACCGTCGTCGTCTTCGGCGACTCCATCACCGACGGCATCTCCTCCACGATGGGCGCCAACCGCCGCTGGACCGACGTCCTCGCCGACCGCATGCGCGACGAGGCGGACGCGCCCCGCTACGGCGTCGTGAACCAGGGCATCAGCGGCAACCGCATCCTCTCCGACGGGCTCGGGCGGCCCGCCGTCAACCCGAGCGGCCTCTCCCGCTTCGACCGGGACGTCCTGGACCGCAGCGGCGTCAAGGCCGTCGTCATAGCCCTCGGCGTCAACGACATCCTGCGCAACCCGCACCAGAACGACCCGGACCGCATCGTCGACGGCCTGCGCGAGCTGACCCGCCAGGCGCATACGCGCGGGCTGCGGGTCGTCGGCGCGACACTCATGCCGTTCGGCGGGCACCGGGGGTACGAGCCCCGGCTCGAAGCGGTCCGGCAGGCGGTGAACCAGCGGATCCGCGACGGTCAGGTCTTCGACGAGTACGTCGACTTCGACAAGGCGCTGCGCGACGGCTATGACCCGCGGAAGCTGCGTAGCCAGTACGACTCCGGGGACCATCTGCATCCGAGTGACGCGGGGTATCGGCGGATGGCGGAGACGTTCAACCTGTCGCATTTGAAGGGGTCGGCTGCGGCGGAGCTCTGA
- a CDS encoding DUF445 domain-containing protein encodes MKITATGLLVFVAVVYVLAKWAQNSGAGAWAGYVAAAAEAGMVGALADWFAVTALFRHPLGLPIPHTAIIPNKKDQLGASLGEFVGENFLSADVVRGRLHAVGIGGRLGSWLAEPAHADRVTAELATALRGALTVLRDSDVQAVVGEAITRRADAQEIAPGIGKMLEKVVADGGHKRVVDLVCVRAHDWLVEHADSVMDAVQGGAPGWTPRFVDKRVGERVYKELLRFVTEMRDMPEHPARGALDRFLADFAGDLQSDPDTRERVERLKREVLGRGEVQDLIASTWSAVRQMIVAAAEDERSELRLRVRASLLSLGARMATDPRLQQKVDGWVEGAAVYVVTTYRDEITSLITDTVAGWDAEHTSKKIEAHIGRDLQFIRINGTVVGSLAGLAIYAVSRALGA; translated from the coding sequence ATGAAGATCACGGCGACCGGTCTTCTCGTCTTCGTCGCCGTCGTCTACGTCCTGGCGAAGTGGGCGCAGAACTCCGGCGCCGGAGCCTGGGCGGGGTACGTCGCGGCGGCCGCCGAGGCGGGCATGGTCGGCGCGCTCGCCGACTGGTTCGCGGTGACGGCACTCTTCCGCCACCCGCTCGGCCTGCCCATCCCGCACACGGCGATCATCCCGAACAAGAAGGACCAGCTGGGCGCCTCCCTCGGCGAGTTCGTCGGCGAGAACTTCCTCTCCGCCGACGTCGTACGAGGCAGGCTGCACGCCGTCGGCATCGGCGGACGCCTCGGCAGCTGGCTGGCCGAGCCCGCGCACGCCGACCGCGTGACGGCCGAACTGGCCACGGCGCTGCGCGGCGCCCTCACCGTCCTGCGGGACTCCGACGTCCAGGCGGTGGTAGGCGAGGCCATCACGCGCCGCGCGGACGCCCAGGAGATCGCCCCTGGCATCGGCAAGATGCTGGAGAAGGTCGTCGCGGACGGCGGTCACAAGCGGGTCGTGGACCTGGTCTGCGTACGCGCCCACGACTGGCTGGTCGAGCACGCCGACTCGGTGATGGACGCGGTGCAGGGTGGCGCGCCCGGCTGGACGCCGCGGTTCGTCGACAAGCGGGTCGGCGAGCGCGTCTACAAGGAGCTGCTCCGCTTCGTCACCGAGATGCGGGACATGCCCGAGCACCCCGCGCGCGGCGCCCTCGACCGCTTCCTCGCCGACTTCGCGGGCGACCTCCAGTCCGACCCGGACACCCGCGAGCGCGTGGAGCGCCTCAAGCGTGAGGTGCTGGGCCGCGGCGAGGTGCAGGACCTGATCGCCTCCACGTGGTCGGCGGTCCGCCAGATGATCGTGGCCGCCGCCGAGGACGAGCGCAGCGAGCTGCGCCTGCGCGTACGGGCCTCGCTGCTCTCGCTCGGCGCGCGGATGGCGACGGACCCTCGGCTGCAGCAGAAGGTCGACGGCTGGGTCGAGGGCGCGGCGGTCTACGTGGTCACCACGTACCGCGACGAGATCACCTCGCTCATCACGGACACCGTCGCGGGCTGGGACGCCGAGCACACCTCGAAGAAGATCGAGGCGCACATCGGCCGTGACCTGCAGTTCATCCGGATCAACGGCACGGTGGTCGGCTCCCTGGCGGGGCTGGCGATCTATGCGGTGTCGCGGGCGCTGGGCGCGTGA
- a CDS encoding GlxA family transcriptional regulator: MSARAAGRRHVVAVLVRDGVLPMELGLVHQLLGTARSPSGDVLYDVRTCAPSPGRIRTDADFPIYAEHGLDVVAAADTVLVIASHESDEGLAPGGLDAALASALRQVRGRVASICTGSFVLAAAGLLDGRRATTHWMSADLFARTFPAVTVDADVLYVDEGEVLTSAGEAAGIDLCLHLIRSDHGAAVAAEVARRTVVPPHREGGQAQYIQRPVPEPQLTSTSAARSWALPRLSEQLTLADLAAVESMSVRTFSRRFREETGLTPMQWLTQRRVDRARELLESTDHTIDRVATEAGFGTGASLRQHFALGVGVSPGAYRATFRGLGAGSGLGPGAGPGTGVGPGTGPGTHSATART, translated from the coding sequence GTGAGCGCCCGGGCCGCCGGCCGCCGCCACGTGGTGGCGGTCCTGGTCAGGGACGGCGTGCTGCCGATGGAGCTGGGCCTGGTCCACCAGCTCCTGGGCACGGCGCGCTCGCCGTCGGGTGACGTGTTGTACGACGTCCGCACGTGCGCGCCGAGCCCCGGCCGGATCCGCACGGACGCGGACTTCCCGATCTACGCGGAGCACGGCCTGGACGTGGTCGCGGCGGCGGACACCGTGCTGGTCATCGCCTCGCACGAGAGCGACGAGGGACTGGCGCCGGGCGGCCTGGACGCGGCGCTGGCGTCGGCGCTGCGGCAGGTCCGGGGCCGGGTGGCCTCCATCTGCACCGGCTCGTTCGTCCTGGCGGCGGCCGGTCTCCTGGACGGGCGCAGGGCGACGACGCACTGGATGTCGGCGGACCTCTTCGCACGGACGTTCCCGGCGGTGACGGTCGACGCGGACGTCCTCTACGTCGACGAGGGCGAGGTCCTCACCTCGGCCGGCGAGGCGGCGGGCATCGACCTGTGCCTGCACCTGATCCGCTCCGACCACGGCGCGGCGGTCGCGGCGGAGGTGGCCCGCCGCACGGTCGTACCCCCGCACAGGGAGGGCGGCCAGGCCCAGTACATCCAACGCCCGGTTCCGGAGCCGCAGTTGACGTCCACGAGCGCGGCGCGCTCGTGGGCACTGCCCCGCCTGTCCGAACAGCTGACACTGGCCGACCTGGCGGCGGTCGAGTCGATGAGCGTACGCACCTTCAGCCGCCGCTTCCGCGAGGAGACGGGCCTGACACCGATGCAGTGGCTGACGCAGCGGCGGGTGGACAGGGCGCGGGAACTCCTGGAGTCCACGGACCACACGATCGACCGCGTCGCGACGGAGGCGGGCTTCGGGACGGGCGCGTCGCTGAGGCAGCACTTCGCGCTGGGGGTGGGGGTGTCGCCGGGGGCTTATCGGGCGACGTTCAGGGGGTTGGGTGCGGGGTCGGGCCTGGGGCCGGGTGCGGGGCCGGGTACGGGTGTGGGGCCGGGTACGGGCCCGGGTACGCACTCGGCGACGGCGCGTACCTGA
- a CDS encoding MrcB family domain-containing protein translates to MSRRDDLPLPPGFTADGHGGQGTASSTPWIGVYDPAISAEPHNGLYLAYIFSADLRAVTLTLQQGMTGLIKRFPKRPALRDELARRAKRLRGAFPPGLASEWMHQPSFYAKEWRPRAYEAGSVAARRYEIARLPSEVSLAEDLLEASKLLRDAAAAQRLYLQMPDPADLIVEYPGDGHSLEGPLDRFHPKDSSEYYVHVTGGRRPRRRLHEDLIQDFGHHAVTCGYTPITDGVHPRDLILCRREVSRESTWLVEAKVVRNGNPTAAVREAVGQLFEYSYLIYRKRGEPKPHLLALFTEGIGVYEEYLEDHGVASVWQDEGEWRGSETATSWGLARKN, encoded by the coding sequence GTGAGTCGGCGAGATGATCTGCCGCTACCTCCGGGGTTCACGGCGGATGGACATGGCGGTCAGGGCACAGCGAGCAGCACGCCGTGGATCGGTGTATACGACCCAGCGATCAGTGCGGAACCGCATAACGGCCTTTATCTCGCGTACATATTCAGCGCGGATTTGAGGGCCGTCACATTGACGCTGCAGCAAGGTATGACCGGACTTATTAAGCGATTCCCTAAGCGGCCCGCGCTACGAGACGAGTTGGCGCGGCGCGCCAAGCGCCTCCGTGGGGCCTTCCCTCCGGGCCTGGCGTCTGAATGGATGCATCAGCCTTCCTTTTACGCTAAAGAATGGCGGCCACGCGCGTACGAGGCGGGGAGTGTAGCCGCGCGCCGTTACGAGATAGCGCGATTGCCATCTGAGGTGTCGCTGGCCGAGGATTTACTGGAAGCGTCCAAGTTGCTGCGTGACGCGGCGGCGGCGCAACGCCTATACCTCCAGATGCCTGACCCCGCGGATCTCATCGTTGAGTATCCCGGCGATGGACATTCCCTAGAAGGTCCCTTGGATAGGTTCCATCCGAAGGACAGTAGTGAATACTACGTCCATGTCACTGGCGGGAGGCGCCCTCGAAGGCGGCTCCATGAGGATCTGATCCAGGACTTCGGTCATCATGCGGTCACATGTGGATACACGCCGATAACCGATGGCGTGCACCCAAGGGATCTAATCCTATGCCGTCGGGAAGTGTCGCGAGAATCAACCTGGCTTGTCGAGGCGAAGGTGGTGCGGAACGGAAATCCAACCGCAGCTGTCCGTGAGGCGGTCGGGCAACTCTTTGAGTACAGCTATCTCATCTACCGTAAGCGCGGCGAGCCCAAACCCCACCTCTTGGCTCTCTTTACTGAAGGTATTGGGGTGTATGAAGAGTACCTAGAAGATCATGGTGTTGCTTCTGTTTGGCAAGATGAAGGAGAGTGGCGCGGATCGGAGACGGCCACTTCGTGGGGCCTCGCGCGCAAGAATTAG